The following is a genomic window from Flavobacteriales bacterium.
CGGGAGCGCACGGTACAGGTCCTCATCATCGAGGATCACGCGGAGTTCCGCGCCGGTCTTCACTTCTTCCTCAGCAACACACCGGGTCTGGAGGTCCGCTCGGCGGAGGATGCGGCATCCGGCCTGGCCCTGATGGAAGTGCTCGCGGCGGATGTGGTGATCATGGACATCCAGATGCCGGGGACCGATGGCATCGAGGCCACGCGGCAGGTGCGCAAGCGCTGGCCCGGGGTGCGGGTGCTGGTGTGCACCGTGCACGAGGATGACGAGCGGATCTTCAACGCACTACGGGCCGGTGCGCACGGCTATCTGCTGAAGCGCGCTCCCATCGAGCAGGTCGTCGAGGCCGTGCGCCAGGTGATGGACGGCGGGGCACCGATGACGCCGGCCGTGGCGCGCCGCGTGGTGGGCAGCTTCGAGGACCGCCGACTGGACACCGGGCCCGACGCGCTGACCCATCGTGAGCTCGACGTCCTCGATGCCATGGCCGCAGGCCTGTGCGACAAGGAGATCGCCGTGCAGCTCGGCATCTCGTTCAACACCGTGCGCACGCACATCGGCCACATCTACGAGAAGCTGCACGTGCAGGGCCGCATGCAGGCGGTGAAGGTGGCCCGGAGGTGGTGGCGATGAGCGCTCGCCGATCATGGTGATGCGGAAGCGGCGGGGTGTCCTGCTGCTTTGTGGGGTTCACCCATCCCTTAACCGATCGATAGCCATGACCACACGCCCCATCCTGTTCGCAGCCTTATTGCTGTCCTTGTCCCGGTCCACTACGGCCCAGCCCTGGGATCCTGTGAACAGCTCGCCATTTCCACTACCCGACCCGGCGTGTGCCACGGCTACAGTGCAGGACCTCGGCAGTGCAGTGGCCTTCGACGGCGATCTCGCCATCGTGGGTGCCAAGGCCTCCGACACGCCGGGCGGAGACCTTGACGACCTCGGAGGCGCTGTCTATGTGTATGTCCGGCAGCCCAATGGGCAATGGCAGTGCGCCGATGAACTGCTGCCACCCTTGCCGCCGAGCGGCACGGTCAACGGCATGAACTTCGGGTATTCCGTAGCTGTGCAAGGTGACATCCTCTTCGTGGGAGCGCCGAACTACACGGAGGTGGACGGGCTGCCTTATGGACGTGTTCTCATCTACCGCTGGGACCCGTTGGCCGATGCCGATGGCGAGGCCATCGGTCCATACAACATCGTTGCATCCCTTTCCCCTGCTCCCTACGAGGGCTTCGGAAGGGCGCTTGATGTCAGTGGCGACCGGCTCATCGTCGGGGCCCCGCAGGACAATGGGCCGTATCCACAACCCAGTGGAAGGGCCTACGTGTTCGCAGCCCCCGGTGGGGACTGGACGAGCCTGACCGGAACGCTCCTCATGCCGGGCGGTGCGGTCAATGAGCAGGATGCGTATGGCCATGCGGTATCGATCCTGGGTGACCGTGCCGCGGTCGGAGCCCCTGGCTCCGGAGGTGATGCGGGGCGCGTGTTCGTGTTCGATCATCTCGGGTCGGGTTGGAGCTTGATCGACGTGCTCGATGACGCGATGAGCAGCACTGAACCGCAACGCTTCGGCACGGACCTGGAGATCTTCAACGAAGGTGAGCGGCTCGTGATCGGCGCGCCGCTGTTCTCCGATGGCGCCGGGCAGTTCAGGGGCCGTGCGGTGATCTGGCACGATGACGGGTCCTGGAACAACTTCTTCAATCTTGAGGCCCCCCTGGACGGTCCGGCCAACGCGTTCTTCTTCGGCGGTTCCGTGCATGCGGATGCCGATGCAGTGGTGGTGGGCCCGGATAAGGTCAGCTCGGTGGTGCGCGTGTTCCACAAGGAGTTCTGTGGTCAACCGTGGCCGCTCGTTCGGCAGTTGGACCAACCCACGCCTGCGGCCTCGGGTTTCGGCCATGCCGTGTACACGGACGGACAGACCCTTCTGGCCGGCGCGCGGAGCGACAACTCCGGAACAGGAGGGGTCTATGGCTACGTGCGGGAGGTGGTGGAGGCCTGCACCGAGATGGAGTTCTACATCAACACCGATGCGAACGGGCAGTACATCCGGTGGGAGATCCGTGAGCCTGGCTGCCCGGACGTGCTCTGCAGCGGCCAGGGATACGACAACAACGAGAAGTGCCAAGTGACCCCGTGCTGCCTGCCGGACGGCGATTATGTCTTCCAGGTGTACAACGACAACCCCAATGTCCCGTTCACCGGGTCCTACCTCCTGCGCTCACGCGCTGGGGGCCGCATCGTGGACAACCTGGACGGTTTCACGGGGCCGACCGCGTTGCACGGAGGAACGGGGGCGTTCAGCCTGCCGATGGGGACGACCCGGCTCATCTTGGACCGTTGCGACATGCAGACCATGCGATTGGCCGCTCCCGGGATCACGAATTTCATCTCTGCCAACACCCCTGCTGGAAGCCAGACCCGGTTCCACTTCTTCGACCCGGATGGAGCACCCATGGGCACGATCACCCAGGCATCAACGACCTTGCCGCTGGCCACTGTGGTGAACCAGCTCGGACTGGTTCCGTACAGGATATACAACGTCAGGCTCACGTCGGTCCTTGGTGGGGTGGCGCAGCCCTATGGCCCAGCCTGCTATTTCAGGTATATCCCGGCCGGCGAACCGTTCGGTTGCCGCCCGTCCAGGTTGGTCGACCTCCCGGGCCATGTGAACCATTCATGTGATGTCACGCTGCCGTTCGGCTCGTGCGCTTCGGTGGTGCACGCAGCTGAAGTGCAAGGGATGACACAGTATCGCTACATCTGGACAAGCAGCGTGGGTACATACTCCTTTCCTAGGACCACGGCGAATCCGGCGAACAACAGGATGTTCCATCTCATCAATGGAGGGTGCACCGCAGGAACGAATTGGACCGCTCCTCCACCACCGGCCAACTCCGAGTGGATGGTGTGTGTAGAGGCGCGCGCTGGAGCAGGACAACCCTGGTGCGGAACGGGCCAATGCTGCCGCGTGAGGATCGGGAGCGGACCGATACCTGTCGATCAGCTGATCGAACAGGCTGGTCATGTGCAGGGTCTTGATCTTTGGCCGAACCCGAACGACGGTGCTTCCCTCCACCTGGATGTGGCTTGGGCCGGTGGAGCGCCGATGGACGTGGAGTTCACCGATCTGTCCGGGCGGGTGGTGCGGCGCGTGGCTCTGGGCACGGATGGCGGTGAGCCGGCCGTCGAGATCGCGCTAGGCCGTGCATTGCCCGCAGGCATCTACCTCGTCCGGGCCGAAGCGGGCGGCACGCGCCGAACCGGGCGGTTGGTGGTGAACTGATCTCCTCGTCGCACGGATTGAATACAGGCCATGGACACTGGTCCTTGACCTTCTCACCGGCCAAGCCGAAAACCGGAACACAGAGTAGGCACAACACATCAGTACCATGAGAACAAGGATGAGCATCGTATGGTCGTCGGCCCTGCTGATGACCGGAGCTGTAGCCCTGCTGGCAGGCTGCAGCAAGGACCAGGTGGAACCCCAGGTCGCAGCGCAAGTGGAGGAGGTGGACCCCAAGGTCCCGCCATTCTTCCTGTCCTATGGACAGACCGCTGGCACGTACTCGGTGTATCGCTGGTACTCCAACTGCGTGGAGAGCTGGGGGACGATCGCACCGAACGCCTTTTCGTATGCGAACAACAACACGATCCTGAGCAACTACATCCGGGCAAGCAGTGGGTCGTGCGCGATCGACGCGAACTATTGCCGGCTGCTGCGCGGAAGCACGGTGGGCTCCTGGGGACCTTGGTACTACATCTGGCCGAACTGGGGTCCGTCCATCACGGTGCGCAAGGGGATCAAGATCCGCGTGAAGAACCTGGCTTCACCACCTGCGAACGCCTACAACCAGGGCATCTACTATGATGCGCCCACCAACACCTGGACGGTGGCGTCCGCCATCGCGTCCGGGAACTTCGATATCCAAGTGACCACGCCCGGAGGGCTTACGCTCTGCCCTCCGCGGGAGTGACCTTCGGATCCTTCGTGGAAAGCCCCTGCATGGCGGGGGCTTTCTGCTTCAAAGCCGCGCCAGTTCCTCCAGCACCACCCCGCACGCCTTCCTCACCTCCTCCTTGGTGATCATCAGCGGCGGCGCGATCCGGAACGCGGAGGGACAGCTGAGGAACCAGAAGCCCAGCACGCCCTTCTCCAGGCACCCCATCACCACGCGTTGCACAAGGTTCGCATCCCCTAGGTCCACGGCCAGCATCAAGCCCTCGCCACGCACTTCCTTGATCCGCGGGTGAACGAGCAGTTCCTTGAAGAGCGAACCAGTCCGGCGGGCGTTGCCGAGCATGTCCTCGTCCAGCAGGGCCTCCAACGCGGCCAGGCCGGCCACGCACGGAAGCGGGTGTCCGCCGAAGGTGGTGATGTGGCCCAGTACGGGGTCGTGGGTGAGCAGCGCCATGCGGTCGCGCGAGCTGATGAACGCGCCCATCGGCAGCCCGCCGCCCAAGGCCTTGCCCAGCACCAGCACGTCCGGCACCACGCCGAAGTGCTCGAAGGCGAAGAGTCGGCCTGTGCGCCCGAAGCCGGTCTGCACCTCGTCGAACACGAGCAGCGCGCCCACATCGGTGCAACGCTGCCGCAAGGCCCGCATCCAGTCCGGATCGGGGATCCGCACGCCAGCGTCGCCCTGGATGGGCTCCACCACCACGCACGCGGCCTCGGTGCTGATCAGGGCGAGGTCGCCCGGATCGTTGAAGGTGATGTGCGCCACATCGGGCAGCAGGGGGCGGTTGCGATACTTCTTCGTTTCGTTGTCCGTCAGGCTCAGCGAGCCGTGGGTGCTGCCGTGGTAACTCCTGCGGCAGCCGATGAGCCGGGTGCGGCCGGTGACGCGTTTGGCCAGCTTCACCGCGGCCTCGATCGCCTCGGTGCCGCTGTTCACGAAGTACACGGAGTCCAGCGTGGGCGGCAGCAGGCCGGTGAGGCGTTCCGCGAAGCGGACCTGTGGCTCCTGGACGAACTCACCGTACGGGATCACGTGCAGGTAGCGGTCGCACTGGGCCTTGACCGCCTGCACGACCCGGGGATGCCGGTGGCCCACGTTGGTCACGGCGAGCCCGGACACCAGGTCGAGGTAGCGCCGACCGTCCCGTGTGGTGAGGTGGCAGCCCTCCGCACGGACGATGTCCAGGGCGAGGGGATGCGGGCTCGTCTGGGCGAGGTGGTCGTGGAACGCTTGATGCAGGTCCTTCATGGTCGCCGGGGATGCCGGCGCAAAGGTGCATGCTCGGCGGTCAACGGCGCGGAGGGGGCGGGCCGGGGCGATCACCCTGGCGCTCGCGCATGCGGCGCAGCAGTTCGCGGTTGAAGTCGCGCTCGGCCCGGTGCAGCTCCAGGGTCTTGCGCGCACCGATGAGCTTGATGAACTCGCCGCTGTATCGCTTGCGGAGGTCGAGCTCGCGTTGTTGCGAGGCCAGCTCCCGGTCGATGTGGCCGGCCGCCTCGGCGTCGGTCAGGTCCGCGTCGGCACGGAGCGCACGATGTCCTTCGCGCCGCTCGCGGCGCAGGGTCTCCAGCTCCTTGTCGTACTGGTTGTACACCGGCCAGAAGCGTTGCGATCCCTCCGGGCTCAGGCCCATCTTCTGGGTGAGGTAGGCGCTGCGTTGGGCCTTCACTTCCTGGAGGCGCTCGGGCGGGATGGGCAGCTCATCTTCCTGGGCGGAGGTGGTGACGACAGCGCCGAGCGCGCAGCCGATGAGGAGGGTGCGAAGGAGGGATCGGGTGATCATAGGCTTTCGATGAGGTCGGTGACTTCGGTGCCGGTGAGCTCGTAGTAGTCGGCCAGTTCTTCGGCGGACAAGGCGGGCGCTTCGGGTGCGGGGGCGAGGGCGGCGAGGTCCTCATCGGTGAGGCCCTGCAGCAGGTCCTCTTCCCAGACCACCTCCGCGATGCCGGCGGGCATGGCGCCCAGGTCCGGTGCATCCTGCGGAGCGGGATGAGGTGTCCGCAGCATCCACCAACCGGCGACGAGGAGGGCGGCCACGGGCAGGGCCATGGCGGTGCGCACCAGCCACAGGCGCCACGCGGGCGTTGGGGCCGTGCGCGGCAGGCGGGCCTGCACCTCCTGCGCGAACCGGTCGTGGAACCCTGCGGGCACCGCGAAGGGGTCCGTGCGCGGGATGCGGGACAGCATCGGGGCGATCCGCTCCAGGTCGTCGTTCTCGGGTCCGTGGTTCATGGTCGGCAAGGGTTTGACGATGCAAGTCTCATTTGGTTCGATCGCGGGTGAGCTGGCCCTCGATCTTGCGCACAGCGATGTGGTAGCTGCTCTTGAGCGCGCCGACGCTGGTGCCGGTGATGGCGCTGATCTCCTCGTACTTCAACTCCTGGAAGTACTTCATGGTGAAGACGGCGCGCTGCTTGTCGGGCAGGGTCATCACCGCCCGTTGGAGAGCAGCCTGGATGGCATCGCCGGTGAAGTGCTCGCTTCTGTCCAGGGTGGTGGTGAGGCGCTCGATGACATGGTCGTGGCTGATGAAGAGCCCACGCCGCAGGCGCTTGAGGTGGGTGATGCACTCGTTGTGGGCGATGCGGTACAACCAGCTATAGAGCTGCGCGTCCTCGCGGAATCGGTCCAGGCCGTTCCAGGCCTTGAGGAAGACGTTCTGCAGCACGTCCTTCGACTCGTCGGGGTCGGTGACCATGCGGCGCACGAAGGCGTACAATCGGCCTTGGTACTGGCGCACGAGCAGGTTGAAGGCGTAGTGCCGCGAATCCTCCTGGCGGAAGAGGTCGAGCAGTTCGCGATCGGAGAACTCAGCCATACGTGGCGGAGCGGTGAGTGATGAGCGGCGAGTAGCGAGTGGCATCCGAGGAACTGCCACTCGCTACTCGCCGCTCGCTGCTCGGGCGTATCACTTTCGCTTCAGCGCGCGCTGCACGGCCGCCACGATATCGGGGGTGTCGAGGCCGTACTTCCGCAGCAGCTGGTCCGGGGTGCCGCTCTCGCCGAACATGTCGTTCACCGCTACATATTCCTGCGGCGTGGGGCGATGGCAGGCCAGGACCTGGGCGATGGCATCGCCCAGGCCGCCATGGCGGTTGTGTTCCTCGCAGGTGACGGCGCATCCGGTGCGTTCGACGGAGTGTAGGACCGCGGCCACGTCCAACGGTTTGATCGTGTGCACGTTGATCACCTCGGCGCGGATGCCCTCGGCCTGCAGGGCCTCGGCGGCCTGCAAGGCGCGCCACACCAGGTGTCCGCAGGCGAAGATGCTGACGTCGGTGCCACGCACGAGCACCTGGGCCTTGCCGAGCTCGAAGGGCATGTCGGCGGGGATGAAGACCGGCCACTTGGGGCGTCCGAAGCGCAGGTACACGGGGCCTTCATGCACGGCGATGGCCAGGGTGGCCTGCCGGGTCTGGTTGTGGTCCGCGGGCACCACCACGCTCATGCCGGGCAGCATGCGCATCAGGCCGATGTCCTCCAGGATCTGGTGCGTGGCGCCGTCCTCGCCCAGGGTGAGCCCGGCGTGGCTGGCGCAGATCTTCACGTTCTTGCCGGCGTAGGCGATGCTCTGGCGGATCTGGTCGTACACGCGGCCGGTGCTGAAGTTGGCGAAGGTGCCGGTGAAGGGCACCTTGCCCCCGATGGTGAGCCCGGCGGCGATGCCCATCATGTTGGCCTCGGCCACGCCCACCTGAAAGAAGCGGTCCGGGAAGGACTTGGCGAACGCATCCATCTTGAGGGATCCGGTGAGGTCGGCGCACAGGGCCACCACGTTGGGGTCGCGCTGGCCGGCCTCGAGCAGGCCGGAACCGAAGCCGGAGCGCGTGTCCTTTTCGTCGAGCTTGGGGAAGGGGTTCATCGGCGGAGGGTTCAGAAGGTGAGGGTGACGGAGCGGCCGCTCTCCACGGTGACGGGTCTGAGGATGCTGTACTCGGTCCGGCGGGCGTTCGCGCTGCGGTACACCACTTCATAGCTGCCGGGCAGTAGGCGGAACTGGTCCTGGGCATCGCGCGGATCGAGGTCGGCCACCCACTCCCGCTCGCTGCCGCGCACCACGAAGAGGGCTCCGTGGCCGGGGGCGCCCGCCTGCACGTTGAGCACGCCCTCCTGAGGGATGTGCACCGTGTTGGTGGCGCCCTGCTCAATGCGCACGCCGGGCACCAGCATGCGGGGCAGTGTGAGGACCTCCAGGTCGTAGATGCCCACGAGGTAGCGGTCGGTGCTGTTCACCCTTTGCACATGCAGGGTGGCGGCCTCGCCGGCCTTGCGCACCAGGCACAACACGCCGTAGGGGTCGGCCATGCCGGTGCCCAGCTTCAGTTCCAGCTGCCCCTGGCCCGCCGGCACCTTGATCACCGTATGCGCGCCGGGCGTCAGCTTCACGTGCTCCTGCACCACGGGCGGGATGGTGTGCACCACCAGCCGGTAGGTGAGCACGGGGTCGATGGTGAGCGTGTCCGGCACTCCGCGTTCGTTCAGGGTGTGCTCGAACTGGTGCTGGACCTGACCGGTGCGCTGGTCGGTGAAGGTCATGGCCACGTCGGTCTCCAGGGGCTTGCCGGCGCTCGTCAGCAGGTCCACCTGGCAGGTGGTGGTGTTCAGCGCCTGGGCCACCACCACGTCCAGCACATGGGCGAAGAGCTCCGGCGAGCTGGCGTCGTAGTAGTTGCCCACGCAGCGCAAGCTGTACTGCTGGCCCTCCTCGATGCCCACGCCGATGACGAAGGGCTTGAGCACGATGCCCTTCGCCTGCAGCGCCCGGCTCACCGCGCAGGGGTCCTCGTCGCAGGCCTCGATGCCGTCGGTGATGAGGATGATGATGTTGCGGACGCCTTTACCTTCTGGGAAATCGCCACCGGCCTTCTCCAGGGAGCGGGCGATGGGGGTGGTGCCCACGCAGCGCACGCCTTCCAGCACCTTGCGCATGGCCGGGATGGCATCGCCGCCGAAGGGCACCTCCAGGCGCGTGTCGTTGCAGTCCTGCTTGCCCGGTTCGATGGGGGTCTGGTGGCCGTAGAGGCGCAGGGCGAGCTCGATGTCGGTGCGCCCCTGCAGTTCACCGAGCGATCGCAGCAGCAGTTCGCGCGCGGTGTTGATCTTGGGTTTGTCGCCCCAGAACGCGTTCATGCTGTTGCTCGCATCGAACACGAAGAGCATCCGGGTGAGCGGTTTCCCAGGTGTCTGCGCCGCAAGGGTGGCGGCGGCGAACAGCAGAGGGGCGAGGAGCGAAACGCGCATCAGGCCCCGCCGGAGCAAACGGGGTACCAGAACGCGCGGCATCGGGGACGGAGCGGAAGGATCGGTCAATAGTCGCCCAGCGTTTCGGGCAGTTGGGCCAGCGCGCGGGCGGCCTGCTCATCGTTGGGGGCCACGCCGTGCCAGTGGTGGCTGCCGGTCATGAAGTCCACGCCCTGGCCCATCTCGGTGCGCATGAGGATCGCCACGGGGCGCCCATGACCGGTGCGGGAACGGGCCTCATCGAGTCCGCGCAGCACGTCCGCGAGGTCGTTGCCGTTCATCTCCAGCACGTCCCAGCCGAAGGCGCGCCACTTGGCGGGCAGGTCGCCCAGCGGCATCACCTGGTCCACATCGCCGTCGATCTGCCGGCCGTTCCAGTCCACCGTGGCGATGAGGTTGTCCACCTTGTGCGCGGCGGCGCTCATGGCGGCCTCCCAGACCTGGCCTTCCTGCAGCTCGCCATCGCCGTGCAGACTGTACACCAGGTGCGGGTCGCCGTTGAGGCGCTTGGCCATGGCGGCGCCGATGGCCACGCTGAGGCCCTGGCCCAGGGAGCCGGAGGCCATGCGCACGCCGGGCAGGCCTTCGTGCGTGGTGGGGTGGCCCTGCAGCCGGCTGTCGAGGCGGCGGAAGGTGGCCAGCTCCTTCACGGGGAAGTAGCCCGAACGCGCCAGCACGCTGTACCACACCGGACTGATGTGGCCGTTGCTGAGGAAGAAGAGGTCCTGTCCGGCACCATCCATGCTCCACGCGTCGGGGTCGTGGCGGAGCACCTTGAAATAGAGGGCGACCATGAGCTCGGTGCATCCGAGCGATCCTCCGGGATGCCCGCTCTGCACGGCATGCACCATGCGGATGATGTCGCGGCGCACCTGGGAGCAGGTCCGCGCCAGGTCGTCGGTGGATGCGCGGGAGGCCTTGCTGGGTGCGGCGTTGGGGGCTGACATGCGGGGTGTGACGCCGCGAAAGTAGCCGGGTGCGGAAGGGCGGCCCGGAGCGTGTGGATAACTTTTGAAAAGGCGGGACCGCCGGGCTCACGGCGCCGCACCCTCCTGTGCCACGGCCTCCGGCATCGCCAACGCCCAGGTGTTCAGCAGGGCGAACAGCACCACGCCCCACTGCCGGTCCAGCAGGTCCTCGGTGAGGCAGCACAAGGCCAGGAAGACCAGCAGGGCGGCATGCAGGGCATCCTTGCGGCGCAACGCGACCCGTAACGGCACGGCGAACAGCAGCACAAAGGCCACCGCACCGGGCAATCCCAGGCCGATCCACCACAGCAGCAACTGGTCATGCGGACCGTGATGGCCGTCGGCGTAGGTGCCTCCGGCAATGCCGCGGAGGCAGTCGTCCATGGCCCCGCGCACCCGGTCGGGCCCCAGGCCGGTGAGGGCGCTGCGCTCCAACAGGTCCAGCCCGCAATGCACCAGGGCCCAACGCTCACCGGTGTCCGAAGCGGCGAAGGTGGGCACGGTGGCCGGAGTGGTGAAGGCCTCCAGCCAGCGCCCGCGAAGGGTGGGGGTGGCGAGCAGCAGCAGCACGAGCATGCCCGCGACGGGAAGCAGAAAGCGCTGCCTCGCTCCAACGGAACCGCGCACGAACAGGAGCACGAACGCGACCAAGAAAGCCAGGGCCGGCATGCGCGAGGCCAGCAGCGCGCCCATCACGGCACAGGCCAACAAGCAGGCGATCCGCAGGGCATGGCGATGGCGCCGCATCAGGGCCGTCTGGATCAGCGCGGCCAGGAAGAGGTGGTAGGCCGCGTACACGGCGTGCATGCCGGTGGCCGCGGCGAAGGCCTCCCGCAGGGCGCGGGGCTCCTCGATCAGGCCCGGATGGTCGAAGAGCGCGGGCAGCAGACCGCGCAGCCCCAGAACCAAGGCGGCCCCACTGAACACGTCCAACGGCAGTTGGCGGGGCAGCGGCGGCGGCGGTGCCAGCAGCAGCAGCACGGGCAGCAGCAACAAGGGCACCACGCGTTCCGCGATGAGCCACGCGGCAGGTGGATCATCGCAGAAGGGCACGCGCACGGCGAGCAACAGGAAAGGAGAACCGAGGGCCAGGACCCAATGCCAGGGCCGCTGCGCCGAGGCGTGGCCGTGCCGAAGGCCTCGAAGCAGCTGCACCGCAGCGAAGGCGATCAGAGTACCACCGGTGACCTGCAAGGGCCATAGGGCCTGTGCGCTGAGCAGCAGCAGCAGGCCGCTGGCCGCATGGTCCAATGGACGGTCAATGCGGGGCATGGCGCAGGCATTGGTCCACGGCATCGCGCATGGCGGCGCGGAACACCTCGCGCCCGAAGCGCAGCGCATGCGCACGCAACGCCCCGGGCCCGCCACGCACGCCCGTGCGCTCGAAGCGCTCCACCGCGTCACGGATCGGCGCGGCTTCCGCAGCGGGGAAGAAGAGGCCCGTATCGCCGTCCACCACCGTCTCCAGGTAGCCCCCGGCGGCGAGCGCGAGCACGGGAGTGCCGCAGGCGTTGGCCTCCAGCGGCGTAAGCCCGAAGTCCTCGTGGGCGGCGGCGATCAACGCGTGCGCTCCCCGCATCAGCTGCACGAGCTCCGTGTGCGGCACTTCGCCGACGAACCGCACGTTGGGTGGAGGCGATCGCATCCACCGTGCCCGCTCCGGACCATCCCCGCAGATGACCAGCCGGCGATCGGGGAGTCCGCTGAACGCATCGATGATGCGGTCCACACGTTTGTAGGGCACCAGGCGCGAGACGGCCAGATAGTGGCCGCGCGGTCCCGGTCCCGGGGTGAAGCGGTCCACGTCCACCGGCGGATGCACCACGCGGGACTCCCTGCCGTAGCAGGTGCGGATGCGGTCGGCGGTGTTGTGGCTGTTGGCCAGCAGGCAGGTGATGCGCGATGTGTGGTCCCGGTCCCAGCGGCGCAGGCGTTGCAGCACTCGGCGGAGCACGAAGCCCTTGAGGCCATGCATGCCATGGTCGCGCACGTACTCGTCCTCCATCACCCAGGCGTAGCGCATGGGGGTGTGGATGTAGCTGAGGTGCACCTGGCCCGGCTGTGTGCGCACCCCTTTGGCCACGGCATACGAGGCCGAGAGGACCAGGTCGTAGCCGCGCAGGTCGAGCCGCTCGATGGCCATCGGGAACAGCGGCAGGTAGCTGCGGAAGTGCGTGCGGGCGAAGGGCAGGTGCTGGATGAAGGTGGTGCGGGCATGGCGTCCGCCCAGCACCTCCTGGCGGGCCTCGGGCGAAAGGAAGTCCACGAGCGCGAACACATCCGGGTCGAACAGGTCGATCAGTTCGCGGGTGACGCGTTCGGCACCGCCCTGCACGGCCAGCCAGTCATGCACGAGGGCGATGCGCATCGGTCAGCGGCTCAGCTCAGGGGCAAGCGCACGCAGCGCGCGCAGAAGGGCGGCATCCTGAGCGCTGATGGAGAATGTGGCTGCGCAGGCGAGACCGCCACGAGCGCGGGTCGCACGTGCCTGCGGATCGTTCACCAGCGCGTTCATCACACGGGCCAAGGTAGCCGCATCCCCGGCAGGCACGCGCAGCGGCGCATCGCCGAACGTTTCCCGGAACACCGGCAGGTCGCTGGCGATCACCGGGCATCCCCGGGCCAGGGCCTCCAGGATGGGCAGGCCGAAGCCTTCGTAGCGGCTGGGCATCACCAGGGCCGTCGCGCGGCGCATCAGGGCGAAGAGCGCGTCGTCATCCACGC
Proteins encoded in this region:
- a CDS encoding transketolase family protein, producing MNPFPKLDEKDTRSGFGSGLLEAGQRDPNVVALCADLTGSLKMDAFAKSFPDRFFQVGVAEANMMGIAAGLTIGGKVPFTGTFANFSTGRVYDQIRQSIAYAGKNVKICASHAGLTLGEDGATHQILEDIGLMRMLPGMSVVVPADHNQTRQATLAIAVHEGPVYLRFGRPKWPVFIPADMPFELGKAQVLVRGTDVSIFACGHLVWRALQAAEALQAEGIRAEVINVHTIKPLDVAAVLHSVERTGCAVTCEEHNRHGGLGDAIAQVLACHRPTPQEYVAVNDMFGESGTPDQLLRKYGLDTPDIVAAVQRALKRK
- a CDS encoding response regulator transcription factor; this translates as MDGSRERTVQVLIIEDHAEFRAGLHFFLSNTPGLEVRSAEDAASGLALMEVLAADVVIMDIQMPGTDGIEATRQVRKRWPGVRVLVCTVHEDDERIFNALRAGAHGYLLKRAPIEQVVEAVRQVMDGGAPMTPAVARRVVGSFEDRRLDTGPDALTHRELDVLDAMAAGLCDKEIAVQLGISFNTVRTHIGHIYEKLHVQGRMQAVKVARRWWR
- a CDS encoding T9SS type A sorting domain-containing protein translates to MTTRPILFAALLLSLSRSTTAQPWDPVNSSPFPLPDPACATATVQDLGSAVAFDGDLAIVGAKASDTPGGDLDDLGGAVYVYVRQPNGQWQCADELLPPLPPSGTVNGMNFGYSVAVQGDILFVGAPNYTEVDGLPYGRVLIYRWDPLADADGEAIGPYNIVASLSPAPYEGFGRALDVSGDRLIVGAPQDNGPYPQPSGRAYVFAAPGGDWTSLTGTLLMPGGAVNEQDAYGHAVSILGDRAAVGAPGSGGDAGRVFVFDHLGSGWSLIDVLDDAMSSTEPQRFGTDLEIFNEGERLVIGAPLFSDGAGQFRGRAVIWHDDGSWNNFFNLEAPLDGPANAFFFGGSVHADADAVVVGPDKVSSVVRVFHKEFCGQPWPLVRQLDQPTPAASGFGHAVYTDGQTLLAGARSDNSGTGGVYGYVREVVEACTEMEFYINTDANGQYIRWEIREPGCPDVLCSGQGYDNNEKCQVTPCCLPDGDYVFQVYNDNPNVPFTGSYLLRSRAGGRIVDNLDGFTGPTALHGGTGAFSLPMGTTRLILDRCDMQTMRLAAPGITNFISANTPAGSQTRFHFFDPDGAPMGTITQASTTLPLATVVNQLGLVPYRIYNVRLTSVLGGVAQPYGPACYFRYIPAGEPFGCRPSRLVDLPGHVNHSCDVTLPFGSCASVVHAAEVQGMTQYRYIWTSSVGTYSFPRTTANPANNRMFHLINGGCTAGTNWTAPPPPANSEWMVCVEARAGAGQPWCGTGQCCRVRIGSGPIPVDQLIEQAGHVQGLDLWPNPNDGASLHLDVAWAGGAPMDVEFTDLSGRVVRRVALGTDGGEPAVEIALGRALPAGIYLVRAEAGGTRRTGRLVVN
- a CDS encoding VWA domain-containing protein — encoded protein: MRVSLLAPLLFAAATLAAQTPGKPLTRMLFVFDASNSMNAFWGDKPKINTARELLLRSLGELQGRTDIELALRLYGHQTPIEPGKQDCNDTRLEVPFGGDAIPAMRKVLEGVRCVGTTPIARSLEKAGGDFPEGKGVRNIIILITDGIEACDEDPCAVSRALQAKGIVLKPFVIGVGIEEGQQYSLRCVGNYYDASSPELFAHVLDVVVAQALNTTTCQVDLLTSAGKPLETDVAMTFTDQRTGQVQHQFEHTLNERGVPDTLTIDPVLTYRLVVHTIPPVVQEHVKLTPGAHTVIKVPAGQGQLELKLGTGMADPYGVLCLVRKAGEAATLHVQRVNSTDRYLVGIYDLEVLTLPRMLVPGVRIEQGATNTVHIPQEGVLNVQAGAPGHGALFVVRGSEREWVADLDPRDAQDQFRLLPGSYEVVYRSANARRTEYSILRPVTVESGRSVTLTF
- a CDS encoding transketolase, which encodes MSAPNAAPSKASRASTDDLARTCSQVRRDIIRMVHAVQSGHPGGSLGCTELMVALYFKVLRHDPDAWSMDGAGQDLFFLSNGHISPVWYSVLARSGYFPVKELATFRRLDSRLQGHPTTHEGLPGVRMASGSLGQGLSVAIGAAMAKRLNGDPHLVYSLHGDGELQEGQVWEAAMSAAAHKVDNLIATVDWNGRQIDGDVDQVMPLGDLPAKWRAFGWDVLEMNGNDLADVLRGLDEARSRTGHGRPVAILMRTEMGQGVDFMTGSHHWHGVAPNDEQAARALAQLPETLGDY
- a CDS encoding sigma-70 family RNA polymerase sigma factor; translated protein: MAEFSDRELLDLFRQEDSRHYAFNLLVRQYQGRLYAFVRRMVTDPDESKDVLQNVFLKAWNGLDRFREDAQLYSWLYRIAHNECITHLKRLRRGLFISHDHVIERLTTTLDRSEHFTGDAIQAALQRAVMTLPDKQRAVFTMKYFQELKYEEISAITGTSVGALKSSYHIAVRKIEGQLTRDRTK
- a CDS encoding aspartate aminotransferase family protein, with protein sequence MKDLHQAFHDHLAQTSPHPLALDIVRAEGCHLTTRDGRRYLDLVSGLAVTNVGHRHPRVVQAVKAQCDRYLHVIPYGEFVQEPQVRFAERLTGLLPPTLDSVYFVNSGTEAIEAAVKLAKRVTGRTRLIGCRRSYHGSTHGSLSLTDNETKKYRNRPLLPDVAHITFNDPGDLALISTEAACVVVEPIQGDAGVRIPDPDWMRALRQRCTDVGALLVFDEVQTGFGRTGRLFAFEHFGVVPDVLVLGKALGGGLPMGAFISSRDRMALLTHDPVLGHITTFGGHPLPCVAGLAALEALLDEDMLGNARRTGSLFKELLVHPRIKEVRGEGLMLAVDLGDANLVQRVVMGCLEKGVLGFWFLSCPSAFRIAPPLMITKEEVRKACGVVLEELARL